From Cydia strobilella chromosome 4, ilCydStro3.1, whole genome shotgun sequence, the proteins below share one genomic window:
- the LOC134740788 gene encoding probable histone-lysine N-methyltransferase CG1716, producing MARRKKAAAKPATRRMPRRGKAAAAAAAVEGESSAAVEPPPEKPAELEPPVEPTPVTDSQPSVSQDSQTNQTPKPTVPTVVVHKKFGKYRCLFNNEDSFTRRYDLGSDSETNSSVEIRVVDPCASSESDSNTAVDTQTENCSVVSNFSSLNNVNDQSDTNNIAAIQTNSVLPVPNEIPMPTEAPLTELPLTSEIPLPSDPPIASEEPILYKISEHCEIPLLSESTSIGGNENLLAGISLPSEIPLPIGAPTSSEPFVIEASLTSEIPFPAELAQAGIPYASDAVIPGLSLATGVPLPAGIPLLNDIPMPSAPSTDSALNHVPEAATALETNTEITYNQTDEYLNTVNKENMNVDIPGEQEPMEYGGDDEELITIVQIVEDDNHELYYNIKMDSPDETTEKKEQDGEFQKHFEKLNITAHSAVSMDGSQPGSKVLMPELCRPDPSLTPSSIVSDDSNSSRLAETAVNANESTESSPTGVRRSNRIKTISSQKQKSKGYGLVKTPLKKALITQTKLKLEENNSDSQEKSGDTATSVAPNSPSFPVPSDLPVKVKSRWRRSSELEMGANSPANSPLASPSLPQRLQPVPEAQNPEDQTHTLTKEAYDKIIEDRMRQFQHLDENDYLCERMISKDTKKMICDCFMTKEEIERGELGCGEDCLNRLLMIECNTRCPVGDRCTNRRFEKRENGALKVFYADKKGCGVEAADDISAGEFLMEYVGEVLDYDQFYKRAQTYSDENNLHHYFMSLKGDTVIDATMKGNISRFINHSCDPNAETQKWTVNGELRIGFFSKRDIAVGEEITFDYQFKRFGKEAQRCYCGADACRGWIGAEPDSDDEDEEEEEDDVSTTKVPETVSVEAPAAVSEAPRARPRRARRERAYKPSQDLVQDADIEEDLEALHRTGVKNQSHTLRLSRTVVRAKTRRAQVALLRLLRDADLPCRRLFLDYRGLRLLAPWCTDAPMDFRLEMLQTVDRLPITNKTMVSESRFFTIVERWLSDTPTPDVFIDESTGLPVELTNKPQDDSTDVSSVLEKVKDLSSQLLERWSSLKEAFKIPKKERIQQMKEHERQANVERRAADSSGSRDRDRERRDERDRDRERERDRDRERDRERERERERERHRERERDRERERDERDRRKRRTSPDARRSIRSSRVLATVPPMSKEERRRAFAEAAAAAEDSRRQREQHYAHYWPEQAFPQMFPPGMMGAPPNMIPGMPPGMPPGMGGMPPGMPGMPPGMVPGIPPDMPPEWLGPAGEFQGPPGFCPPFGGPQQFCMPQPNIMGMGGYGMPGFMFGQQMPPNAFPNTPQAEAMMPQVAEQPPPEEVILPSHWRSALDARGRTYYYHVKLRQPQWLPPPPPADNGDDSSSEEEAEIPADAPAVRRPGKVVEGVNGIIYEVFKENPHNGLIPEHALVSVKPRKRRPGLVSERPISPRTEEDKLAGRLEVKRYKQTKEKLRRRREKLLHKVRQLAQRSRRPNVDELKIVDLAESESDSEASVEEIEPAPVAVVELEPEPIPVPSPPVDAEEAARKLKEQFRSSMARVMVHHLNPYRHSDAPAGRITCTADFKHLARKLTHFVMLKELKHCRSVDELVVTESVRSKAKEFVRKYMAKFGKVYRRPAEEAD from the exons ACCAAAACCAACAGTACCTACTGTAGTAGTTCACAAGAAATTCGGCAAATATCGCTGCCTCTTCAACAACGAGGATTCATTTACTAGAAGATATGACTTAGGAAGTGATAGTGAAACTAACAGTAGTGTAGAAATCAGGGTTGTTGACCCCTGTGCTAGCTCGGAATCTGATTCAAATACAGCAGTCGATACACAGACAGAAAACTGTAGTGTTGTGTCAAATTTTAGTTCTTTGAACAATGTCAATGACCAGAGTGACACAAACAACATAGCAGCAATACAAACAAATTCTGTGCTTCCGGTACCAAATGAAATACCAATGCCAACTGAAGCTCCTCTGACTGAACTACCTCTAACATCTGAAATACCTCTGCCTAGTGATCCACCGATAGCTTCCGAAGAACCTATACTATATAAAATATCTGAGCATTGTGAAATTCCATTGTTATCTGAATCAACATCAATTGGGGGAAATGAAAATTTACTAGCTGGCATTTCATTGCCGTCTGAAATTCCCCTACCAATAGGAGCTCCAACTTCATCAGAACCTTTTGTAATTGAAGCATCTTTGACTTCAGAAATTCCATTTCCTGCAGAGCTGGCTCAAGCTGGCATACCATATGCATCAGATGCTGTGATACCAGGCTTGTCATTGGCTACGGGAGTTCCTCTACCGGCTGGTATTCCACTGTTGAATGATATACCAATGCCGTCAGCACCATCAACAGACAGCGCTTTGAATCATGTACCGGAAGCAGCTACAGCCTTAGAAACAAATACAGAAATAACATACAATCAGACTGATGAATATCTGAACACAGTAAATAAAGAGAACATGAACGTAGACATTCCAGGCGAACAGGAACCAATGGAGTATGGTGGTGATGATGAAGAGCTCATTACCATTGTTCAGATTGTTGAAGATGACAACCATGAGCTGTACTACAATATCAAGATGGACAGTCCAGATGAGACAACAGAAAAGAAAGAACAGGATGGAGAGTTCCAAAAACACTTTGAGAAACTCAACATTACTGCTCATAGTGCTGTTTCTATGGACGGTTCCCAACCTGGGTCTAAAGTGCTAATGCCCGAGTTATGTAGACCAGACCCAAGTCTAACTCCCAGCTCCATTGTATCTGATGATAGTAACTCTTCAAGACTTGCTGAAACAGCTGTAAATGCAAATGAGTCAACGGAATCTTCTCCTACGGGAGTTAGACGCTCAAATAGAATAAAGACAATTAGTAGTCAAAAGCAAAAGTCAAAAGGCTATGGATTAGTAAAGACTCCATTAAAGAAAGCTTTAATCACGCAAACAAAGCTTAAGCTTGAAGAGAACAACTCAGATAGTCAAGAAAAATCAGGAGATACAGCAACAAGTGTTGCTCCCAATTCTCCTTCATTCCCAGTGCCTTCAGATCTGCCTGTCAAAGTCAAATCAAGATGGCGTCGGTCCAGCGAGCTAGAAATGGGCGCCAATTCTCCAGCAAACTCACCGTTGGCTAGCCCTAGTCTGCCTCAACGGTTGCAACCAGTACCTGAAGCTCAAAACCCAGAAGACCAAACACACACATTAACTAAAGAAGCATATGACAAAATTATAGAGGACAGAATGAGACAATTTCAGCACTTGGATGAGAATGACTATTTGTGTGAGCGAATGATCAGTAAGGATACAAAGAAGATGATTTGCGACTGTTTTATGACCAAAGAGGAGATTGAGAGGGGAGAGCTAGGCTGTGGAGAAGACTGTCTAAATAGACTGCTTATGATTGAATg TAACACCCGATGTCCTGTGGGCGACCGGTGTACAAACAGAAGGTTTGAGAAGCGAGAGAATGGCGCGCTGAAAGTGTTCTACGCTGACAAGAAGGGTTGCGGTGTGGAAGCTGCTGATGACATTTCAGC AGGCGAATTCCTCATGGAATACGTAGGCGAAGTGCTAGACTACGACCAATTCTACAAACGCGCGCAGACCTATTCTGACGAGAACAATCTTCACCACTATTTCATGTCTCTAAAAGGAGACACGGTCATCGACGCGACGATGAAGGGCAACATATCTCGGTTCATCAACCATTCCTGCGACCCAAATGCAGAAACGCAGAAGTGGACGGTGAACGGGGAGCTCAGAATAGGGTTCTTCAGTAAGAGAGATATCGCCGTTGGGGAGGAGATCACGTTTGATTACCAGTTCAAACGGTTTGG AAAAGAGGCCCAGCGCTGCTACTGCGGGGCCGACGCCTGCCGCGGCTGGATCGGCGCAGAACCCGACTCCGACGACGAAGATGAAGAG GAGGAGGAGGACGACGTGTCAACCACCAAGGTTCCAGAAACGGTGTCGGTGGAGGCGCCGGCGGCGGTGTCGGAGGCGCCTCgcgcgcgtccgcgccgcgcccGGCGCGAGCGCGCGTACAAGCCCAGCCAAGACCTAGTGCAGGACGCCGAC ATCGAAGAAGACCTGGAAGCGTTACACCGCACCGGAGTGAAGAACCAGAGTCACACGCTGCGCCTGTCGCGTACAGTCGTCCGCGCTAAGACACGCCGCGCGCAAGTCGCTCTACTGCGGCTCCTACGCGACGCGGACCTGCCGTGTCGCCGACTGTTCCTCGACTACCGCGGCCTGAGGCTGCTGGCGCCCTGGTGTACCGACGCTCCCATGGACTTCAG ACTCGAGATGCTACAGACAGTGGATCGGCTGCCCATAACGAACAAGACCATGGTCTCAGAGAGCCGATTCTTCACCATTGTCGAGCGGTGGCTGAGCGACACACCTACTCCTGATGTCTTCATTGATGAATCCACTG GTTTGCCAGTAGAACTGACCAATAAACCGCAAGACGACAGTACAGATGTCAGTTCAGTGTTGGAAAAAGTCAAAGATCTGTCTAGTCAATTACTGGAAAGATGGTCCAGCCTAAAG GAGGCCTTCAAAATACCCAAAAAGGAGCGCATCCAGCAAATGAAAGAGCACGAACGCCAAGCCAACGTCGAGCGACGCGCCGCAGACTCCAGCGGTTCCCGCGACCGCGACCGCGAGCGGCGCGACGAACGCGATCGCGACCGAGAGCGGGAACGCGACCGAGACCGCGAGAGGGATCGCGAGCGGGAACGTGAAAGAGAGAGGGAGCG gcaTCGGGAACGAGAGCGTGACAGAGAAAGGGAAAGGGATGAACGAGACAGGAGAAAAAGGAGAACCAGTCCTGACGCCAGGAGAAGTATAAG GAGCAGTCGCGTGCTAGCCACAGTACCGCCAATGAGCAAGGAAGAACGGCGGAGAGCGTTCGCCGAAGCGGCCGCCGCGGCCGAGGACTCACGCCGACAACGGGAACAACACTATGCCCACTACTGGCCAGAGCAGGCCTTCCCTCAG aTGTTCCCTCCCGGAATGATGGGCGCACCGCCCAACATGATCCCGGGCATGCCGCCAGGAATGCCCCCGGGGATGGGCGGCATGCCGCCGGGGATGCCCGGAATGCCCCCCGGTATGGTGCCCGGCATACCCCCCGACATGCCCCCAGAGTGGCTCGGGCCGGCGGGCGAGTTCCAGGGCCCGCCCGGCTTCTGTCCGCCGTTTGGAGGCCCGCAGCAGTTCTGCATGCCGCAACCTAA tATAATGGGCATGGGCGGGTATGGAATGCCCGGCTTCATGTTCGGGCAGCAGATGCCGCCCAACGCCTTCCCGAACACACCGCAGGCTGAAGCCATGATGCCA CAGGTGGCGGAGCAGCCGCCGCCTGAGGAAGTGATCCTGCCGTCGCACTGGCGCTCGGCGCTGGACGCGCGCGGGCGCACGTACTACTACCACGTGAAGCTGCGCCAGCCGCAGtggctgccgccgccgccgcccgcagACAACGGAG ATGATAGTTCGTCAGAGGAGGAAGCCGAGATACCGGCCGACGCGCCGGCCGTGAGGCGGCCCGGCAAGGTGGTCGAGGGAGTCAATGGAATCATTTATGAAG TGTTTAAAGAGAATCCTCACAACGGTCTTATTCCCGAGCACGCGCTAGTGAGCGTCAAGCCGAGGAAGCGGCGCCCGGGGCTGGTCTCTGAGCGGCCCATCAGT cCCCGAACGGAAGAAGACAAGCTAGCTGGACGACTAGAGGTGAAGCGTTACAAGCAGACCAAGGAGAAGCTCCGACGGCGCCGCGAAAAGCTGCTACACAAGGTGCGCCAGCTGGCGCAGCGCTCCAGGAGACCCAACGTGGACGAACTCAAG ATCGTGGACCTCGCCGAATCCGAGTCAGACTCCGAAGCCTCAGTTGAAGAGATCGAGCCAGCGCCGGTGGCGGTGGTCGAGCTGGAACCCGAACCCATACCGGTGCCATCTCCGCCCGTCGACGCCGAGGAAGCCGCGCGGAAACTGAAGGAGCAGTTCCGGAGTAGCATGGCGAGGGTTATGGTGCACCATCTTAACCCGTATCGGCATTCGGACGCGCCCGCTGGCCGTATCACTTGCACGGCTGACTTCAAGCATCTGGCTAGAAAG